ATAAAaattgttgcgaaaaaatTGTCTCAAACAGACGATTGTTTTGTATATCCTTTGAATTCTAAATTTATGCATATGCATCATGGAAAACTGAGCGATCTGGAACATACGGAATTGGATGTTAATATTGGGGATATACGATGTAAATTGGTAGCTGTTCCCCTTTCCAAAGAAAATGAGTATCAATATGTTCCATTAATTCATACCCTCGTAGGCtaatatttgcatttcttagataataaataattaatatgattttctttctgtatCGTTCTTTTTAATCACTATAATTTATGGAttataacatttcaaaaatttacatattatacattatacatttttcatgagtttttattattaacatACATATTACATCATATTacatgtatttaaaaaaataaggacacttagTTAGTGAAGGAActttataacaaaacaaaaaaacactaataATGAGAATGTTGATGTCTGTGGTGCGTGGATTTAATCTTACCTTCTAGGTTCAGTCTTTGGCGGGCatgcttcaatttattttggaagaatgttttaattttttgaggAGTTGGAGTTACTCAGTGAAAGGTTCCAATGTGCTTAAATAAAgcaagaatatttttatatccaaACAACGGAATTTTTTGGTTCGGATGTCCAATTCCCGTCCAGCTCATCTCTATAACAAACTGTCTGGCAAATATGATGTCCATCGCCGAATGAAGCCTTTCTTCCGAGCTATCTGTTGGCAGCTGGCATTCCAGATATTCTTCAAATTCTTTTTTATACTGTTGATCATTAAGCTGCTGATCCACTGCATCCAACATTTCTTTGGATGCGATCGGTTCCCAGTTGAATGAACTATTTGTTACCAATCCTGGACGAGGAGAGATTTTATCTAAGATCAAGTCCAGCTTAGTTTTAATAATTGcttgatttttctcaacaactCGAACCCTGTTGGCGTGGTTagtttctatttcattaagTTTCTGGtccaaatttgtaattttttttgtcatgtcATTTATTTTCTGTCCAATTGAAACTAAAAGATCGCGCAATCCTGCATCTatagaagattttgttgcctcTAGATTTATGGGACTATTGCTGCTTATGGGTTTGGAAATGTTGGGTTTGTTGGATgcggaaaaaatggaatccgAAATGGATGCGGGAACATTGCGGTGAACGATGTTTGTTGCAGGTTGGATGTTCTTGGATGTATTTTTTGCCGTCGGTAGTGTTTTTATAAAATCTGGATGTAGTGTTGGTTGTAATGAGGAAGCTGTAACacaacgatgaaaaacaatacatattactctcaatactgctctaaaGTTTTATGaaccaatattttttatacctGTAGGCTGCGGCTTCTcggaaaaacatattttccgtcTCTCATATTGAGCACCACAATCTTGCGTGGTGTGCTAAATGATTCGCCACATCGTTAAAACACGAACAAAGAGATAAATATATTATACATCGAATCCTTTGTTAcgtgtaatttaaaaatacatactTTTCCATGTTGCTTGGTTGCTTCTCTTATTGGATGTTTACGTCtcgacacaacacaaccgcaaTAGCTCACACGGATCAGATGGAGAACAAGCAACTCGGTAAGTACAAGTTCAAATCAACTTATAACCCTATATAATTGATAACACAGAAAAAGATACGAAAGCCACCAAGGGGGGGTACTACACACAGCTATGGCATATGAATGAATaagtatgaattttaaataaatgacggctacaagattttttttcgtttttacttGCTTGAAAACGtcacgtttttattttctttaccaaCCAAGTTGTATACATTAAGACCAAGATGTATACATTACCACGCCATGACAGTTGGTCCGATGAGGTGTTATTAAGACGTCTTTTCGTGGTCTTTTCGTGGGTGAAAAGACCACGAAAAGACGTCTTTTCATCTGTCATTTGGAGCCTGGgaagtaggctaaataagtgatcaaacggaggtggcagaagtgtgacagtagtgtgacagcaccaccacgtggcggatataccgcgtttaatgcaaaagtgtaaataacttgctcatttatggatcgaattgagtgcggtttgaattgtagtgatgtgaaccgagtgtgcattccgtttccgtcggaaaaacggtggatattcggaaatttatggaaattttttggctgacgcctttccggcttccgaattttgacacaagcaaaaacggattcccatcggacaaaaatctccagtacccaagcgacaaaaaataaaactgctcaaattgcaagcagcttttctggtaaaatcggaagtgtgttcggaatagctgttggtggctgagagggtttgctgggacatgttgcagttgctcgataactgctcgacaactgctcgaatatggatgctggagccaaaagtgccaggtatactttgatgtaagattattcgtcacagcgtctttatgagtggatttaagttgacaaaaagtgctcgatttttttcgagcgctgttttaatgaatcaaagcgttcgcgagtgctgctttgttatttgaattgttcggcagcttaaaaaactgctctaaactgctcgaatatccagacaggtgcaaatagtgcatgatatatactttggagtgtgtgtgtttactggttcagagtggctctacgagtaaaatgaagtgtgcgataagtgcttgatttttaagcactgttggagtgacacaaattatcggtaagtgcgtgtgttgttgtttgtgatgttaggtagggcttgaataactgctcgaaactgctcgaatttgctgagggtgtttggtagtaagcgtgaaggtgacaaatgtgctgggaaggtgttaaaactaatcgtattgcggtcagtgcttcaaccgccgcatttcaggattacgacggatatcggcagtcgtacgcgaattgggaggccggatgggtcgctgtatgtgagtattgcggtgatcgttttatgttttcgccttgctgctgtttgtcacacatcaaattcaaagcaaaagttttatcgttcaagcagaacacgcaatgtgaaccccattttccgtgtggttcctgttttgctggttaaaggtaattattattagtaaattgcacatttttccaaatgcaatatatctaacatttatttttatgaattttagatggatgcgaagagctggaaggtaatagtaacaaacaaatacagtcagcgatggcaaaggagatgttgcggaagcgtataacaggcctgggggtccagatggatgtgatgaatgagagaatggacaaattcatcgcaatgtcgcagcaaggggagacaggtcgtttctaatcctaGTCAAgcataggcacctatgcccacctctgagacaacattgctgctgtaaattaaaagcaacgtgcgggcgacgctctaaatgtaatgatagggctaagccttttagtgtttgtagtgatggacaatagaaaaagaccactcctttacccgtttttcaaacgactgcttgcgatatttttacaatgtataatttaaattgtttgaattattattattaatattattattattattatcttacaaaactttggcaaaagcattctcaacatcataagttttgatgttcattgtatttttttttgtcaaaaattcacaaaacattgagcaaaaaaaaacttcaatggagttaacaaaaatttagactcaaatcaattgaacgtttttataacaaatctggacgatgtgaaggttgaaaatgcgaaagagcggatgtccaggactataaaagaaaaatttggtcgattttaaagtgtgataaataagattattttattgtacaaaatgttttggtcatagtgtcatgggagtaacaaaacgatgcttaaaatcgatttatcgtttgatcaaatgatagaaacgacttgctaacatttgaaactaaattttgcagaaaaaacttagttaatccgttgaaattcgaaaccataacctcagctttacgtttgtaaaacatcaaatctgacactctgatgatctcagactctgatggaagtctgatatcaaaaactgatttaatttcctctgaaattcagtattttgaatcacgtaactaataattgaatctttcaccgttctcatcgctctgtccacttatccattagattgtggggggcaaggtggtgattttctgactttagtaccttttgaatgttaaaatgatttttacttccctgagttgaatagaggcccattgtctaacactttttctcgtggcattctcaaacatgtgaaaaatgtatcttgctcttggataacacgctctgccctgatacttgtcatgatgttagcttctgtaaacaacgctaaatttaactttactttgtttcggaagtactaaaagaccgaaggcagaagtccgacacaaacaacgatcttgtccggtcggcaggcggtttctgaatgcccagccgcggggacattttgtatttatttccacttgacatattaaatcaagatatatgcagatatataaaaacatgaggtacttaaaactatgggagcctacacttgtatgaatttcgtcaactatcacttgtgagctattctcgaagtaacaaaaatctatgagtattcgctcaaatggacttaaattttcttgccattttgttgcgaatgtttctttcattataatctgtctggaatgacagattggaaaaaataatgacgtaatagaaatcctgatccatattcttccaccatggttagctacttgctgccattttcatcctcttcgccagcgtggcgtggttttctctttcagtttctatggtactatcactctatcatggaaaagcagcattccgttctcgattcccaaataactcttaagcttagcgtaatctttaaattgactctacacattttgtgaccatccgtattttacgttcttataaacttgttgcattttcatatcgtttttctgacacttccttaccattttaatgtctatgtgtgagaagtactgctacagtgattttctttaacgcgcacacgttccgttaggatgcggatttcaatctgaactttattccttgatccttactagctaaccttacttttatacttcttgcactacgacttacaaaACGTCTTCTACGcaccactattactattaaacataaagccattctttcgcgcgttctcttccagttcggaccgaacagaaaccttccgtctcctaaacatacgccataagtccttccgaaagccttccgtggatgtaaatccgttgtgataaccgtccgccatcagcggtttacattcgatgaacatggttccggttcattttatgagcggggttcgttcaaaatgtaatcaaacagaatccaaacataaacaagttatcctcgaaatagtttggaatttcgtaaatcttttccaggaagtttcgttaacgaatatatttaccaaaaaatttacgaaaacaggggaaccagatatcttgggaaatggtgctgttgctgtgtgaaatcgacagaaattcaccttctgaatacatacaccttgttctaaatagatacaccttgctctagatacatacaccttggttgtgcctggtcagtgttatgtcactgtagcagtgtcgagctgtcatccggtgcgcctggcactctgtgcaaagtgcgctccgtttttatatttttaaaaagggggtaaaattgtgcttgatccaccagatattatgcataatggaggtaaaatggcaagctttacagtacaaaagtgaaaacggctccaaaatcggtgaattaacgtgtatataagtggcccatggttccaacacataagcgcggtaagcagactgagatggacacagttttcccggtgatagtgaaccgatcggagcgcggtttgtgtttcagttcagtgataaatggccaataaagtggtttcagtgaagaaacggtgcatttccgctgctttaaggacgaaatgtagcgcgtgtatgccacaccaccaccaacaacaacaacaacaagccgtcaaagttggttggcaaataatttctcgggtttggaagtgagtgaaaacggtcgataaggtggccaaaatgttgcgcaagccgaaaacggggtaaaaatcggccgattagtgcgaaagctacgtggtccaaaaagtgtatcagtggtgggggtgatgcagtgtcgggtgtgtgtttttgcggccaatttcgcacggatctgtccggaagcggtcctttccggtgtggtagtgtgcaatcaattgattgaacccaaaaaaccgcagtgaaaaacgtcttaagtaggctaaataagtgatcaaacggaggtggcagaagtgtgacagtagtgtgacagcaccaccacgtggcggatataccgcgtttaatgcaaaagtgtaaataacttgctcatttatggatcgaattgagtgcggtttgaattgtagtgatgtgaaccgagtgtgcattccgtttccgtcggaaaaacggtggatattcggaaatttatggaaattttttggctgacgcctttccggcttccgaattttgacacaagcaaaaacggattcccatcggataaaaatctccagtacccaaccCAGGCTCCAAATGACAGATGAAAAGACGTCTTTTCGTGGTCTTTTCACCCACGAAAAGACCACGAAAAGACGTCTTAATAACACCTCATCGGACCAACTGTCATGGCGTGGTAATGTATACATCTTGGTCTTAATGTATACAACTTGGttggtaaagaaaataaaaacgtgcCGTTTTCAAGCaagtaaaaacgaaaaaaaatcttgtttttttcttgtagctgtcatttatttaaaattcatacttATTCATTCATATGCCATAGCTGTGTGTAGTACCCCCCCTTTACCGGTGGCTTTCGTATCTTTTTCTGTGTTATCAATTATATAGGGTTATAAGTTGATTTGAACTTGTACTTACCGAGTTGCTTGTTCTCCATCTGATCCGTGTGAGCTAttgcggttgtgttgtgtcgaGACGTAAACATCCAATAAGAGAAGCAACCAAGCAACATGGAAAagtatgtatttttaaattacacgTAACAAAGGATTCGATGTATAATATATTTATCTCTTTGTTCGTGTTTTAACGATGTGGCGAATCATTTAGCACACCACGCAAGATTGTGGTGCTCAATATGAGAgacggaaaatatgtttttccgAGAAGCCGCAGCCTACaggtataaaaaatattggttCATAAAACtttagagcagtattgagagtaatatgtattgtttttcatcgttgtGTTACAGCTTCCTCATTACAACCAACACTACATCCAGATTTTATAAAAACACTACCGACGGCAAAAAATACATCCAAGAACATCCAACCTGCAACAAACATCGTTCACCGCAATGTTCCCGCATCCATTTaggattccattttttccgcATCCAACAAACCCAACATTTCCAAACCCATAAGCAGCAATAGTCCCATAAATCTAGAGACAACAAAATCTTCTATAGATGCAGGATTGCGCGATCTTTTAGTTTCAATTGGACAGAAAATAAATgacatgacaaaaaaaaattacaaatttggaCCAGAAActtaatgaaatagaaactAACCACGCCAACAGGGTTCGagttgttgagaaaaatcaagCAATTATTAAAACTAAGCTGGACTTGATCTTAGATAAAATCTCTCCTCGTCCAGGATTGGTAACAAATAGTTCATTCAACTGGGAACCGATCGCATCCAAAGAAATGTTGGATGCAGTGGATCAGCAGCTTAATGATCAACAGTATAAAAAAGAATTTGAAGAATATCTGGAATGCCAGCTGCCAACAGATAGCTCGGAAGAAAGGCTTCATTCGGCGATGGACATCATATTTGCCAGACAGTTTGTTATAGAGATGAGCTGGACGGGAATTGGACATCCGAACCAAAAAATTCCGTTGTttggatataaaaatattcttgcTTTATTTAAGCACATTGGAACCTTTCACTGAGTAACTCCAACTcctcaaaaaattaaaacattcttccaaaataaattgaagcatGCCCGCCAAAGCCTGAACCTAGAAGGTAAGATTAAATCCACGCACCACAGACATCAACATTCTCATtattagtgtttttttgttttgttataaagTTCCTTCACTAActaagtgtccttatttttttaaatacatgtAATATGATGTAATATGTatgttaataataaaaactcatgaaaaatgtataatgtataatatgtaaatttttgaaatgttataaTCCATAAATTATAGTGATTAAAAAGAACGatacagaaagaaaatcatattaattatttattatctaagaaatgcaaatattaGCCTACGAGGGTATGAATTAATGGAACATATTGATACTCATTTTCTTTGGAAAGGGGAACAGCTACCAATTTACATCGTATATCCCCAATATTAACAACAACTTACAACTTTTATtagcttttattattttattttattttattttaacaacTTTTATTAGCTACGCACCTTAGTTCGTTGAGCAGACATCGTTTTATCCCGTTATACCAATACTGACTTCCGTTTATCGTTACAACTTCATTTGAGTCATTTCGATGAGTCTTCAGCAAAGTTCTAGCATCTTTTGGAAGATGATTTCCATAACTTGACTTATAGAATTATACGATTGATTGGTGGATATTGCCCATCGACGTAATTCGGCTTCTACATCATACCCTTCTGTGCGTTCTGTATCCATTCTTTCATCGTCAGAGCTTTCAACTAAATAGTCCGTAACAAACTCATCACATTCAGGTTCGCTTGTCGTTTCACCGGCTTCTTCTGCCATCACATTGGAAGATCCTTCTGAATGATAATCCATAGGTGCATCGCCTGCGCCTTGGTTGCTTCCAATaactggaaaacaaaacatatgccATGTTATAAAAGAAACTAACAATGATATTTGCCCGTCTTATACCGTATGAACTTCCTCCTGAAACTAGCTCTTCGTCATTCTGCTCTAGCAAAGCTGCTCGGCGCTCTGTAGCATCGCGATAACGATACGAAtatgaattatattttactCGTTTATTGAATTGGTCACTCATTTTTACAAGATTGGTGATATTAGAAGGCACTGAGCAAAAACGTAATTAAGAAGCACTCggaaaatttttgtttatacggatagaagttttctttttgtagcgCGTCGGCCAGTCTGacaggcaaaacaacaacaatcgctGATCAGGGAACCAATATCAACAATAtcatttctctcgattttttgattaaaattgaaaattaatgaaaaatcttttaaaaccaaataaaatgtACATGTTAAATAAAGACATGAGTTTTctatatgtttttttatgattttactatttattattAGGTAAAAAGCCGTATAAAGTTCATGAACTCGCTGACTTAGTATTGTAAACAGAGGGATTTGGTCTTTTCATATGTTCCTTGCAGCCTGggaagcgacaaaaaataaaactgctcaaattgcaagcagctttcctggtaaaatcggaagtgtgttcggaatagctgttggtggctgagagggtttgctgggacatgttgcagttgctcgataactgctcgaatatggatgctggagccaaaagtgccaggtatactttgatgtaagattattcgtcacagcgtctttatgaatggatttaagttgacaaaaagtgctcgatttttttcgagcgctgttttaatgaatcaaagcgttcgcgagtgctgctttgttatttgaattgttcggcagcttaaaaaactgctctaaactgctcgaatatccagacaggtgcaaatagtgcatgatatatactttggagtgtgtgtgtttactggttcagagtggctctacgagtaaaatgaagtgtgcgataagtgcttgatttttaagcactgttggagtgacacaaattatcggtaagtgcgtgtgttgttgtttgtgatgttaggtagggcttgaataactgctcgaaactgctcgaatttgctgagggtgtttggtagtaagcgtgaaggtgacaaatgtgctgggaaggtgttaaaactaatcgtattgcggtcagtgcttcaaccgccgcatttcaggatta
Above is a window of Anopheles stephensi strain Indian unplaced genomic scaffold, UCI_ANSTEP_V1.0 ucontig423, whole genome shotgun sequence DNA encoding:
- the LOC118516966 gene encoding uncharacterized protein LOC118516966, coding for MSDQFNKRVKYNSYSYRYRDATERRAALLEQNDEELVSGGSSYVIGSNQGAGDAPMDYHSEGSSNVMAEEAGETTSEPECDEFVTDYLVESSDDERMDTERTEGYDVEAELRRWAISTNQSYNSISQVMEIIFQKMLELC